In Fundulus heteroclitus isolate FHET01 chromosome 17, MU-UCD_Fhet_4.1, whole genome shotgun sequence, the following are encoded in one genomic region:
- the sypl1 gene encoding synaptophysin-like protein 1, with translation MMTGFRLNLSPLKEPLGFVKLVEWLTAIFAFGGCCGFSGTNIVSLFCGDGTNETINANFHYPFRLSQVPLVVGNATLCNRSVTTTHMMGDSSSAAEFFVGIGVVCFLYSMVALLVYLGYMHVYKDSDFGPIFDFVITAILVFLWLVSSSAWAKGLQNLKDATNTEGIGGTLAVCKESNITCEVTDFASMRTLNISVVFGYLNMFIWAGNAWFVYKETRWHSQKFSSQPGPGRQHVPAPI, from the exons CTCACAGCCATATTTGCCTTTGGAGGCTGTTGTGGATTCTCGGGGACGAACATCGTATCCCTCTTCTGTGGCGATGGTACAAATGAAACTATCAACGCCAACTTTCATTACCCATTTAG GCTGAGCCAGGTGCCGCTGGTTGTTGGAAACGCCACGCTTTGCAATCGCTCCGTCACGACCACGCACATGATGGGAGACTCGTCGTCCGCCGCCGAGTTCTTCGTCGGCATCGGCGTTGTGTGCTTCTTGTATAGCATGGTAGCTCTGCTGGTCTACCTAGGCTACATGCATGTCTACAAGGACTCTGACTTCGGGCCCATTTTT GACTTTGTCATCACAGCGATCCTAGTCTTCCTGTGGTTGGTGTCCTCGTCTGCGTGGGCCAAGGGGCTGCAGAACCTGAAGGACGCGACGAATACTGAAGGGATTGGTGGCACGCTAGCTGTTTGCAAGGAAAGCAACATCACCTGTGAGGTCACGGACTTCGCCAGCATGCGGACGCTCAACATCTCTGTG GTGTTTGGCTATCTCAACATGTTCATTTGGGCCGGCAACGCCTGGTTTGTTTACAAAGAGACTCGCTGGCACTCCCAGAAATTCTCCTCCCAACCTGGACCCGGAAGGCAGCACGTCCCGGCGCCAATCTAA